Proteins encoded within one genomic window of Streptomyces sp. NBC_01237:
- the cs1 gene encoding clavaminate synthase Cs1 — MTSPILDCAPFREQLLGMASALPEVPRADLYGFLGTAKQLSGGLPEELSKGLDEFNVNGNQDGYLLLTGLPVESEAELPPTPTSAPTPEDRRLLNMEAMLAVVGGRLGLLTGYDQGYGNRRSRSVLHELYPAPDAHPLSGGTTETQLEFHSDLNHHALQPNYIILSCSRADHERRAATVISSIRKALPRLGDEVKKRLFDRELPRPVGVTFGDRVEDPEVTAVVRPLHGDVDDPHLGYDRSILTAEEPADKEALAALSRALDDVAEEVQLVPGALLIIDNFRTAHARRPFTARWDGKDRWLHRAYVRTDRDGQLSGGERAGDVVDFVPRR; from the coding sequence ATGACCTCTCCGATCCTTGACTGCGCCCCGTTCAGAGAGCAGTTGCTCGGTATGGCCTCGGCGCTCCCGGAGGTTCCCCGCGCGGATCTGTACGGCTTTCTGGGGACCGCGAAGCAACTGTCCGGGGGCCTGCCGGAGGAACTGTCCAAGGGGCTGGACGAGTTCAATGTCAACGGCAACCAGGACGGCTATCTGCTCCTGACGGGCCTGCCCGTCGAGTCGGAAGCGGAGCTGCCTCCCACTCCCACGTCCGCGCCCACGCCGGAGGACCGCAGGCTGCTGAACATGGAGGCGATGCTCGCCGTCGTCGGGGGCCGGCTGGGGCTGCTCACCGGCTATGACCAGGGATACGGGAACCGTCGTTCCCGCTCGGTCCTCCACGAGCTGTACCCGGCACCCGACGCGCATCCCCTGTCAGGAGGGACCACCGAGACGCAACTGGAGTTTCACTCGGACCTGAACCATCACGCTCTTCAGCCGAACTACATCATCCTCTCCTGCTCGCGCGCCGACCATGAGCGCAGGGCGGCGACCGTCATCAGCTCGATCCGCAAGGCCCTGCCGCGGCTCGGCGACGAGGTGAAGAAGCGTCTGTTCGACCGTGAGCTGCCCCGGCCCGTCGGAGTGACCTTCGGTGACCGTGTCGAGGACCCGGAGGTCACCGCCGTCGTCAGGCCGCTGCACGGGGATGTGGACGATCCGCACCTCGGCTATGACCGGTCGATCCTCACGGCTGAGGAGCCGGCCGACAAGGAAGCCCTTGCCGCACTGTCCCGGGCCCTGGACGACGTGGCCGAAGAGGTGCAGCTCGTCCCGGGCGCCCTGCTGATCATCGACAACTTCCGCACCGCGCACGCGCGCAGGCCGTTCACCGCGCGTTGGGACGGCAAGGACCGGTGGCTTCACCGGGCCTACGTCCGCACCGATCGGGACGGACAGCTGTCGGGCGGCGAACGCGCCGGCGATGTCGTCGACTTCGTACCCCGTCGGTAG
- a CDS encoding TauD/TfdA family dioxygenase — MKQAQADYRSQDIGRRIEFSAPGAAVSLVSDLERNGFSVAVMGDSVDGPETCLKRLSSSLGLGDPVVPSLYRRENAEQYASLYHEVQRNPADEHPGFSTTDGQALHADGLADEIGKLKTSILYCVRAAHTGGETVIFNAVAAFAALRASDSEAASALLAPRALERRATIPGVEASAIGPVFAVEPDGSVITRFTDNDTCEWNHSVGSAGSLARGLEFLREAAQEPRYRTTVRLAPGEALIFRNDRVSHGRTAYQDSPRYRRLLVRAVYGRPPRPEG; from the coding sequence TTGAAGCAGGCCCAAGCAGACTACCGTAGCCAGGATATTGGGCGCAGGATCGAGTTCTCTGCTCCCGGCGCAGCCGTATCGCTGGTGAGTGACCTTGAGCGCAATGGATTTTCCGTCGCCGTCATGGGTGATTCCGTAGACGGCCCTGAAACCTGTCTGAAGAGACTGTCCTCCTCGCTGGGACTGGGCGATCCAGTGGTTCCCTCTCTGTACCGTCGCGAGAATGCCGAACAGTACGCGAGTCTCTATCACGAAGTGCAGAGAAACCCTGCGGACGAGCATCCCGGTTTCAGTACGACCGATGGCCAGGCGTTGCACGCGGACGGTCTGGCGGACGAGATCGGAAAGCTCAAGACCTCGATCCTCTACTGTGTGCGTGCTGCGCACACCGGCGGGGAAACGGTGATCTTCAATGCCGTGGCCGCTTTCGCGGCGTTGCGTGCATCCGACTCCGAAGCGGCTTCCGCGCTGCTGGCCCCACGTGCGCTGGAGCGGCGGGCCACGATCCCCGGTGTCGAGGCCAGCGCGATCGGCCCTGTCTTCGCTGTTGAGCCCGACGGCAGTGTCATCACGCGATTCACGGACAACGACACATGCGAATGGAATCATTCCGTCGGCTCGGCCGGCAGCCTGGCGCGCGGTCTTGAGTTCCTTCGGGAGGCAGCTCAGGAGCCCCGATACCGCACCACGGTGCGGCTGGCTCCGGGGGAAGCCCTGATATTCCGCAACGACCGGGTCTCGCACGGCCGTACCGCATACCAGGACAGTCCACGATATCGACGCCTTCTGGTCAGGGCGGTGTACGGCCGTCCACCCCGGCCGGAGGGCTGA
- a CDS encoding class I SAM-dependent methyltransferase yields the protein MKSELEAAAGNIVRSMYSRLQSNGIRIHEGSSSVHQIADLMHIAEGEGIERIAEVGFHAGLSSFAFLGANKRASVTSFDIGFHECVPRAKEFVDEEFPGRHELVIGDSSRTLPTYREFHPDVAFDLAFVDGGHSLDEARSDIENLVRMCRKGATIVMDDIVPEWPWGIGPTEAWEKAIASGKVREIARHFAEPSTDVFLNLLAPGPETRPVSHCWAIGVVQ from the coding sequence ATGAAGTCGGAATTGGAAGCTGCGGCCGGAAACATTGTGCGGTCGATGTATTCTCGTTTGCAGTCGAACGGGATCCGGATACACGAGGGATCGTCGTCCGTGCATCAGATCGCTGACCTCATGCACATAGCCGAAGGCGAAGGCATTGAGAGGATAGCGGAGGTGGGTTTTCACGCGGGCCTTTCGAGCTTTGCTTTCCTCGGGGCGAACAAGAGGGCTTCCGTGACGTCCTTCGATATCGGCTTCCATGAATGTGTTCCGCGCGCCAAGGAATTTGTGGACGAAGAATTTCCCGGGCGTCATGAACTGGTGATCGGTGATTCGAGCAGGACGCTGCCGACCTACCGGGAGTTTCACCCGGACGTTGCCTTCGATTTGGCTTTCGTGGACGGCGGGCACAGCCTGGACGAGGCCCGGTCCGACATCGAAAACCTCGTTCGCATGTGCCGAAAGGGCGCGACGATCGTCATGGACGACATCGTTCCAGAGTGGCCCTGGGGAATCGGCCCGACCGAGGCGTGGGAGAAGGCGATTGCGTCCGGAAAGGTGCGGGAGATCGCACGGCATTTCGCCGAACCGAGTACGGACGTCTTCTTGAATCTGCTTGCTCCGGGGCCGGAGACGAGGCCGGTATCTCATTGCTGGGCCATCGGCGTGGTCCAATGA
- a CDS encoding FkbM family methyltransferase, which yields MTSQERRRLLLRDIDVVIDGGANCGQYAKWMRQCGFRGKMISFEPASATFDVLSDAARSDDDWHCYNAALGPEDGQVQLHLTRTSLGSSVFRRTDLHRRVWPGDIEAGTELVPMRSLRSLWDELGCDGQRVYLKLDVEGAELSVLKGAGPLLDRVALLELELSLVDMHRGAPAFDEVLNFLTGRGFSVVALEQNHSGDDATGQMLMIDGIFRSSSAGPFDAGPGRQ from the coding sequence ATGACCTCACAGGAGCGGCGACGTCTCCTGCTCCGTGACATCGATGTGGTCATCGACGGAGGCGCGAATTGCGGTCAGTACGCGAAGTGGATGCGGCAGTGCGGTTTTCGCGGAAAGATGATCTCCTTCGAGCCGGCGTCGGCGACGTTCGACGTGCTGTCCGACGCCGCCCGGTCGGACGACGACTGGCACTGCTACAACGCGGCGCTCGGGCCGGAGGACGGCCAGGTCCAGTTGCACCTGACACGTACGTCGCTCGGCTCATCGGTCTTCCGGCGGACCGATCTCCACCGCCGCGTCTGGCCCGGCGACATCGAGGCCGGCACGGAGCTGGTCCCGATGCGTTCGTTGCGCTCGCTGTGGGACGAGTTGGGCTGCGACGGGCAGCGGGTGTACCTGAAGCTGGACGTGGAGGGGGCGGAGCTTTCCGTACTCAAGGGTGCGGGGCCGCTCCTCGACCGTGTGGCGCTGCTCGAACTCGAACTGTCGCTGGTCGACATGCACCGCGGCGCACCGGCGTTCGACGAGGTGCTGAACTTCCTGACCGGACGGGGCTTCTCGGTGGTCGCCCTGGAGCAGAACCACAGCGGCGACGACGCGACCGGTCAGATGCTGATGATCGACGGCATCTTCCGGTCGTCGAGCGCCGGACCCTTCGATGCCGGGCCGGGCCGGCAGTGA
- a CDS encoding condensation domain-containing protein translates to MEVPLTSEQAWFLDVIHPALWNPNLWTLTRLYKMPHDVDRRTLEGAIHDIWNSHSALRAQFEHRHDGWRQRIVDRSDSVPIRHFDARTIPRDQLRTVATQIAAEVGRMVNVDSGTLARFAVVDPGADESPYLVVAAHHLVADGISLSLLERDLQAACTMRSSGKHFTSNSVPFEEYAHRIQEFSRSGELEGELDHWLNLPWGDLTRIPTRTPDYHADSVRQVCSQDIDIPADTATRLAQEIPKILEVTEQELLLAAVADSVTSLTGRDICIKVVHNGRAITYGSASGNDDHEKAVRRHLLPPRVFNTVGWLATCGVVVLPRRGECDAATYMQRVRDVIRSVPNSGISFGLLRWLGHPDRMRRHIDDKGWGPQVHFNYFGQAPKKRDDRTFQRLRLPFEETYSTHTGAPELNVRAQFHDEGLRMSWLHDGYLHEKSMVDTFMSRCRDALLEYSTIGG, encoded by the coding sequence TTGGAAGTTCCTCTTACCTCCGAACAAGCCTGGTTTCTGGATGTGATCCATCCGGCGCTATGGAATCCGAACCTGTGGACATTGACACGACTCTATAAAATGCCCCACGATGTCGACCGCCGAACACTGGAGGGCGCCATTCACGATATCTGGAATTCACACTCCGCTCTGCGGGCGCAGTTCGAGCACCGCCATGACGGATGGCGCCAACGGATAGTGGATCGATCGGATTCGGTACCGATTCGCCACTTCGATGCCAGGACGATTCCACGTGATCAGCTTCGCACCGTGGCGACGCAGATAGCGGCAGAGGTCGGCCGCATGGTCAATGTGGATTCCGGAACACTTGCACGCTTCGCCGTGGTCGATCCCGGAGCGGATGAATCTCCGTACCTTGTGGTGGCCGCTCACCACCTTGTGGCGGATGGGATCTCCCTGTCGTTGCTGGAGCGAGATCTTCAGGCGGCGTGCACCATGCGTTCCTCCGGGAAGCATTTCACCTCCAACTCGGTTCCTTTTGAGGAATATGCGCACAGGATTCAGGAATTTTCCAGGTCCGGCGAGCTCGAAGGCGAACTCGACCATTGGCTAAATCTGCCGTGGGGAGATCTCACCCGGATACCGACCAGGACCCCGGACTACCACGCGGACTCGGTCCGCCAGGTATGCAGTCAGGACATTGACATCCCGGCCGATACGGCGACACGCCTCGCCCAAGAGATACCAAAGATCTTGGAAGTCACCGAACAGGAGCTGCTCCTCGCCGCCGTCGCGGATTCTGTGACATCGCTGACAGGGCGAGATATCTGCATCAAAGTCGTCCACAACGGCAGAGCGATAACGTATGGTTCAGCGAGCGGAAATGATGACCACGAGAAGGCTGTCAGGCGTCATCTCCTGCCACCCAGGGTCTTCAACACGGTCGGCTGGCTGGCCACTTGCGGTGTAGTGGTGCTGCCTCGTCGAGGCGAATGTGACGCTGCGACGTACATGCAACGGGTACGCGATGTTATCCGCTCCGTTCCCAACAGCGGCATCAGCTTCGGCCTTCTCCGATGGCTCGGGCACCCGGACCGTATGCGCCGGCACATCGACGACAAGGGTTGGGGCCCGCAGGTCCACTTCAATTACTTCGGGCAGGCCCCGAAGAAGCGGGACGACCGCACGTTCCAACGCCTTCGACTGCCGTTCGAGGAAACGTACTCGACGCATACCGGCGCCCCTGAGCTGAACGTGAGAGCGCAGTTTCACGACGAGGGTCTGAGGATGAGCTGGCTGCATGACGGATATCTGCACGAGAAATCCATGGTCGACACCTTCATGTCCCGTTGCCGAGATGCCCTGTTGGAATACTCCACCATCGGCGGATGA